A single genomic interval of Pochonia chlamydosporia 170 chromosome 7, whole genome shotgun sequence harbors:
- a CDS encoding Nicotinamide N-methyltransferase (similar to Beauveria bassiana ARSEF 2860 XP_008598225.1): MLSRSPSPPLDPVAVSEDLTPLPNLKQSGDACINFDGQLPEPLAYHEDVRTGCGGQTWPAGLVLGKHILRYHRKEMQDARILELGAGGGLVGLAVALGCGGDNRLLLTDQDEMLQLMQTNIRLNKVDTRANALVLNWGEPLPEEVVAQKPNVILAAECVYFEPAFPLLMQTLKDLFTLNEEAIVYFCFKKRRRADMQFVKLAKKAFLVEELFDEDRPVFQRQSLFLFSFKKRPSAKKQPAVGGDAYSVGTSPARRDVNGVNGINGMNGVNGVNHGDTSACCNRNGIQQS, from the exons ATGTTGAGCCGATCACCTTCACCGCCGCTAGACCCGGTGGCAGTCAGTGAAGACCTCACACCTCTGCCAAACTTGAAGCAGTCCGGAGACGCATGCATTAATTTTGACGGCCAACTCCCAGAGCCGCTCGCCTATCATGAGGATGTGAGGACAGGATGCGGCGGCCAAACGTGGCCAGCAGGGCTGGTTCTCGGAAAGCACATACTGCGGTATCACAGGAAGGAGATGCAGGATGCCAGAAT ACTGgagcttggtgctggcggcggACTCGTTGGTCTTGCTGTGGCGCTGGGCTGTGGCGGTGACAACCGCTTGTTACTGACCGACCAGGATGAGATGTTGCAGCTCATGCAGACAAATATTCGGCTCAACAAGGTCGATACAAGAGCTAATGCACTTGTACTTAACTG GGGAGAACCACTTCCGGAAGAGGTTGTAGCTCAAAAACCAAATGTGATACTCGCGGCAGAGTGCGTATACTTTGAACCAGCCTTTCCACTGCTCATGCAGACACTCAAAGACCTTTTCACTCTGAACGAGGAGGCCATAGTATACTTTTGCTTCAAGAAGCGCAGACGAGCCGATATGCAATTTGTcaaattggccaagaaggcgtTTCTGGTGGAGGAGCTATTCGACGAGGATCGCCCAGTGTTTCAGCGGCAGTCCttgtttctcttttctttcaaaAAACGACCGAGCGCTAAAAAGCAGCCAGCAGTTGGAGGCGATGCATACAGTGTAGGCACATCTCCTGCCAGGCGGGACGTGAATGGTGTGAATGGTATCAACGGCATGAATGGTGTAAATGGTGTGAACCATGGTGACACCAGCGCCTGTTGCAACAGGAACGGAATACAACAGAGTTGA